The following proteins are encoded in a genomic region of Paenibacillus sp. FSL H3-0469:
- the nrdF gene encoding class 1b ribonucleoside-diphosphate reductase subunit beta, which yields MSAIQAVNWNRPDDDFSLMFWNQNIMQFWTDDEIPLSDDKMSWLTLSEIEKDSYMKVLGGLTLLDTIQGGVGMPQIMEHVDGLQRKAVLGFMGMMEQIHAKSYSSIFTTLASTEEIDGIFRWVEDNTFLQFKAETISEYYQKIETKKDLYLAMSASVLLESYLFYSGFFYPLYLAGQGKMTCSGEIIDLILRDESIHGVYVGVLAQEIFEELSEEDQSDVYETLVGLLRLLHANEEQYTEQIYAPIGLVDEVKTFLRYNANKAMMNLGHDPLFDEEEINPIVQNGISTHTKQHDFFSKKGNGYVRAMNVEPLRDEDFNF from the coding sequence ATGAGCGCAATCCAAGCGGTGAACTGGAACCGTCCCGACGACGATTTCTCGCTGATGTTCTGGAACCAGAATATTATGCAGTTCTGGACCGATGATGAAATACCACTATCCGATGACAAAATGTCCTGGCTCACGTTGAGTGAGATTGAAAAGGACTCCTATATGAAGGTGCTGGGCGGACTGACCCTGCTGGATACGATTCAAGGCGGCGTAGGCATGCCGCAGATTATGGAGCATGTGGACGGCTTGCAGCGCAAGGCGGTCCTCGGCTTCATGGGCATGATGGAGCAGATTCATGCGAAGTCGTACAGCAGCATTTTCACCACACTGGCTTCAACGGAGGAGATTGACGGGATTTTCCGCTGGGTGGAGGACAATACGTTCCTGCAGTTCAAGGCGGAGACGATCTCGGAGTATTATCAAAAGATTGAGACGAAGAAAGACCTCTATCTGGCGATGTCCGCCTCGGTCCTGCTGGAGAGCTACCTGTTCTACAGCGGCTTCTTCTACCCGCTCTATCTGGCCGGACAGGGCAAAATGACCTGCAGCGGCGAGATCATCGACCTGATCCTGCGCGATGAGAGCATCCACGGCGTCTATGTCGGGGTGCTGGCGCAGGAGATTTTCGAGGAGCTGTCCGAAGAAGACCAGAGCGATGTCTACGAGACCCTGGTCGGCCTGCTCCGTCTGCTCCACGCGAACGAGGAGCAATACACCGAGCAGATCTACGCCCCGATTGGCCTGGTGGACGAAGTGAAGACCTTCCTGCGCTACAACGCCAACAAGGCGATGATGAACCTCGGCCATGATCCGCTGTTCGATGAGGAAGAGATCAACCCGATCGTGCAGAACGGAATCAGCACCCACACGAAGCAGCATGACTTCTTCTCGAAGAAGGGGAATGGTTATGTGCGGGCGATGAATGTGGAGCCTTTGCGGGATGAGGATTTTAATTTTTGA